The genomic segment GGCGCAGCGTCTCCATCCGGCTCAACCGCTAGGGGAGGGCGCGGCTTCTTGCGTGACTTCGATGCCACGACCGACCGGATCGTCACCGTCACGCTCGATCCCTCGACCATCACCTCGATCGATCCCGACGAGGTGCACGAGTGGCGCATCGCCATCTATGACCTGGTCGAGGACAACCGCTTCCGGCCCGCGCGCGTAAAGGCCACCGGCCCCTATGCGCTGCACGTCTCGATCGTCGCCAACTACATCGTGCTCGACGTGCGCGATCCGGAAACCTTCGAGCCGATCGCCGCGCACTACCTCTCGCTCACCCCGTTCCGCCGCCTGATCCGCGATTACTTCCGCATCCGCGACAGCTATTACGAAGCCATCCGCTCGGCTTCGCCCTTCCAGATCGAGACCGTCGACATGGCCCGGCGCGGGCTTCATAACGAAGCGGCCGAGCTCTTGCGCACCCGGCTGGTCAACAAGCTCGAGATGGATCTCAACACCGCGCGGCGGCTCTTCACGCTCATCTGCGCCGTCCAGCCCTACGCCAAGCGCATCGACGAGCGCGACAGCGAATTGCCCACGGTGCTCTTCGTCTGCTCGATGAACTCGGTACGCTCCCCCATCGCCGCGGCGCTGGCGCGCAAATACTTCCCGGGCCGCCTCATCGCCCGCTCGGCCGGCGTCCAGTCCGGCAAGGCCGATGCGTTCGTCCACGAGGTGATGGAGGAGGTGGGGGTGGATATGTCCGTCCACACGCCCCATACTATGGATGAGCTTGTCGCCAATCGTTTCGATCTGGTGGTGACGCTTTCGCCCGAAGCCGACGAGGCCGTCCGCAAGCGCGGCCTGGAAATGGGTGCCCTCGAACACTGGAACGTCAGCGATCCGACCCTTGTCGAGGGGAACCGCGAGGCCGTTCTGAGCGCTTACAGGACGCTGCGCGACACCCTTCAGCAGAAGGTTCGCGAGCGTCTGGAGCCGCTTGTCGCGACCGGTTCGGCGGCTAGTTCACAAAGCGCCTGAATTCCTATAGGTTGCGCGCAATTTCGGCTTGGGACTGGGCATTTAGCTCCCCTCCCGGCCTTTTCAGGAGAAAGTATGGCAAAGGAAGAAGTGCTCGAATTCCCGGGCGTTGTGATCGAATTGCTTCCCAACGCGACCTTCCGGGTCAAGCTGGAGAACGGCCACGAGATCATCGCCCACACCGCTGGGCGCATGCGCAAGAATCGCATCCGCGTTCTGGCGGGCGACAAGGTATTGTGTGAAATGACGCCCTATGACCTGACCAAGGGCCGCATCACCTACCGCTTCAAGTAACGAGTTTCGCGATTGGCCAGCCGCCCCGAACTGATTCTGGCTTCCGCTTCGCCGCGGCGCCTCGCGCTCCTTAATCAGATCGGCATCGAGCCCGAGCACCTGGTTCCCGCACACGTCGATGAAACGCCCGAAAAGGGCGAACTGCCGCGCAAGCTGGCAGCGCGTCTGGCCGACCTCAAGGCCATCGCCGCCCAGCAGAAGGCGCGCCAGGCCGGCATCGGTGGCAATGCGCTCGTGCTGGCTGCCGATACGGTGGTGGCCGTCGGCCGCCGCGTGCTGCCCAAGGCCGAGATGATGGAAGAGGCCGCCGACTGCCTGCGCCTCCTCTCGGGCCGCGCCCACCGCGTCTATACCGGCGTCTGCCTCCTGACGCCCTCGGGCCAGGCGAGGCGGCGCCTCGTGGAAACCCGCATCCGCTTCAAGCGCCTTTCCAACCGCGAGATGGAGGCCTACCTGGCCTCCGCCGAGTGGAAGGACAAGGCAGGCGGCTACGCCATCCAGGGCATTGCCGGCTCGTTCGTGGTCAAGCTCGTCGGCTCCTATTCGAGCGTCGTTGGCCTGCCGCTCCACGAGACGGTGGCCTTGCTTTCGGGCGAAGGATATCCTGTCACCTTCAACTGGCTCAACCAGTCCAACCTGACCTCCGTCTGAGGCAGCAATGGCCGACGCCAAAGTCACCCGCCTGCGCCCTGTGCGCCCCTGTCCCATTTGCGGAAAGCCCTCCACCCAGGCCTTCCACCCCTTCTGCTCGGCCCGCTGCGCCGACATCGACCTCAACCGCTGGCTGACCGGCGCCTACGCGATCCCCGAAGAGGCCGATGAAGAGAGCGGCAAGCAGGACGAAGGCGGGGAAGACTAGGCTGGGGTAGGGGCCTGCCGGCGCGTTCGCGCAAGCGGCACTCGGACGATCGTCGCGGCCGCGGAAGCCTCCCCAACACGAAGCCTCCCCCAAGCGCCTTCCACCCGCCCCGATCTTCCTCGGGCGAAGACCCGTGGCTCGTTGCCACTCTCCACCCGGGTGTTAGCCATCCGTGGCCCTCGGCTCGGTGTAGTGGAGCGTTCTGGGGGGCGTATCTCGACTCAGGGCCGCACCCCCACCCTTGTTCCCTCCCCACAAGGGGGAGGGAGACGTGCTGGCACGATCTCGCCCCAACGCTTCCCTCCCCCTTGTGGGGAGGGATTGAGGGTGGGGGTGAGCCAGGGGATCTGACTTATGATGCTGGATTGATGACACTCAACGCTACCCACCCCGATCCCCGGGCGAAGATCCGGGGTGGAGCCATCCATGGTCCCCGGCTCTGCGGCCGGGGAAGGGTGGTGTTATGGCCGGTAACGGCTAGCCCAAGCCGCCCCGACCTACGGCATCAACTGCCCGCCGTTCACATCGATGATCTGACCGGTGATGTATCCGCTCATCGCTTCGGAGGCCAGGAACACGTAGGCGCCCACGCAATCCTCGGCGGTGCCCAGCCGCTGCATCGGGATTTGCGCGCGGGCCGTTTCGCGCACGCTCTCGGGCGTCCGGTCATGGAAAGGGGTTATGATGAAGCCGGGCGCCACCGTGTTGACGCGTATCCCGTCCATGGCGAACTCCCGCGCGGCATTGCGCGAGATCGAATGCACCGCGGCCTTGGCCGCCGCGTAGACCGTCGAGCCTGAGAACCCGCCGAACCGCCCGGCGATCGAGCCGGTATTGATGACCGAGGCCTTTCCCGAAGCCTTCAGGTGCGGGTAGGCGGCCTTGGTCATGGCCAGGATCGAACGTACGTTGAGATCGAACACCCTGGTGAACATCTCCTCGTCGAACCCGGCATTGGTGACCCGCTCGAGAATGCCCCCGGCATTGTTGACCAGCACGTCGAGCCCGCCGAGCCCGGCCACTGCCTCGCCCACGATTCGCTCCGCTTCGCCCGCGTGGCTCACATCGCCCGTCACCACCACGGCCTTGCCGCCGCCGGCAATTATCCGGTCGGCGATCCCCTTGGCTGCATCGGCGTTCCTGTGCCCGTGCACGGCCACCGCCGCACCCAGCCGTCCCATCTCCAGCGCCAGGGCCGCCCCGATTCCGGTGGAGGACCCCGTGATGAGTGCGCGCTTGCCTTTCAAATCCTCGAGCATCGTTTTTCCAATCTACCATACCAGTTGTGCAAGCCTAGCGCGGCCAGCCAAAACCGCAATGGGCGGCGCGATTTGAGTTCCTCACAGCCACTTCGGAAAATCGTCGCTTTCGCCCTTGCCAGCCCAAATCTCATTGCCTATAAACCGCCAGCCTTCGGCACGCCGAAGCGCCTTAAAGATGCCCGGGTAGCTCAGTTGGTAGAGCAGCGGATTGAAAATCCGCGTGTCACTGGTTCGATTCCGGTCCCGGGCACCACTTCTTTACCCCAAATGACGACAGGCCACCGCTCGAGCGGACGGAACGCCGTCTGCACTCATGGCTGGGCACCGCTTGCCGAACTTGACCGAGCCATATTTGTGGCCTCTGGATCACCGCCATAAAGCCTATCGCAGTGGAGAATGAGCGATGACTTCCAGAGTTTTGCAGTTGCGACGTGCCTTCTCGATCCTGGCAGGCCTGTTCCTGGTCCTGGCCGCCGCTGCCGCCCAGGCGCAGACTGTGGATGTCCGGTTTCCGCGCGGCGCGTCCGGCACCACGATCGATGGCTCGATCAAGGGGAACCAGAGCGTCAAGTATCGCATCGGCGTTTCGGCCGGTCAGCGCATGAGTGTCCAGCTCGACACCGACAATGCGAGCAACTACTTCAACGTCACCGCGCCCGGTGCTTCCGAGGCGCTCTACAACAGCTCGATCAACGGCAATGGAACGAGCTTCGTCATTCCCTCGAGCGGCAACTACACCGTGACCGTCTATCTGATGCGCAACGCGGCGCGCCGGAACGAGCGCGCCAACTACCAGCTCTCCGTCTATGTCGAGAACGCGGCGGGCGCGCCTGCCCAGCGCGCACCCAAGCCGAAATCGCCGCCGCCCAACCCGGCGCCCGCCAACCTCTCGACCTCGCAGATGTCGCGGTTCTGCGCCGGCGAGGCTTCGGCCAGCTTCGGCGTGCGTCCCCAGGAGATCACCACCAATGCCGCTTTCAAGAGCGGGGACCGCTACGTGGTGCAGGGCTATTTCGATGCGTCAGACGGCACGAAGTTCTTCAATTGCTGGTTCGACCTGGACGGCAGCTTCCAGTCCGTGAACTGACGAGGGCGCCGGCACAAAGGCTGAGACGGATGGCCCAGCTTTTGGGACGCCGTGCCAATCCCAAAGCCGCCGCGCCATGACACGATGGGACAACGCCACCCCCGGAGTTGTCCCCCATGCGCCTCCTTGTCCTCGCCTGTCTCGCGCTCTTCCTCCTGGCCCAGCAGAGTCTTGCCCAGGAGACCCGGGTCATCGTGCCCGATCATCCCAACGGCATCCCGGTCAATGGGTGCTTCCGGGCGAACCAGAACCTTTTCGGGCCCTATCGGCTCACCTTCTGCCTCGACCGTCGCGGCACCTACCAGGTGCGCGGCGGTGGCGTCAGTTGCGACGGCCGGCTGACCTGGCGCGTCTCGGGACGCGATATCCGGGTGGACCTGCAGCGCACCTCATGCGGTCGCGGCCGCGCCTGGGAGGCGGCCTCCATGGAGTGCCGCCAGGTGGGCGGCGTCCTCGGCGCCATTGCCGGGCGCCTGCTCGACATCCCCGTGCTCTCCTCGCTCCGCTGCACCTACCACCCTACCGTGGCAGGCGTGGGCCCGCGCACCTTCACCGCTACCCGCCAGTAAGGAGTCCTGAGGTGACGAAATCTGCTGACGGCGTCGATCGCCGCGACTTCATGTTCCTGGCCGCCGCTGCCGGAGCCGGGCTCGTTGCCGGAGCCGCGCCTGCCGCTGCGGAGGCGGCGGCTGCCGGCGCAGGCGCCAGCACCGGAACCGTCTATACGGGCGACGTGGTGCAGGGCAAAAAGGTCATCTCGGCGCTCGACGTCGCCGACCTCGAGCCAGGCCGTCACCACTTCTTCTTTGAAGGCGTGCAGATGGTTTCGGGCAAGGCCTGGTACGTCTCGATCGTCGTGGTCAAGGGCGCCAGGCCCGGCAAGCGGGTATTGCTGACCAGCGGCGTCCATGGCGACGAGATCAGCCCCATGCACACCATCCACCTCGTGCTCGACCAGCTCGATCCCCAGAGCATGTCCGGCACGGTCGTCGCCGTCACCGACGTCTCCAGCCCCGCCATCGAAGCCATGGCGCGGCGCTGGCCCAATTCGGGGCGCGGCATCGACCTTATCGACATCAACCGGGAATGGCCGGGCAACCCAAATGGCGGCAGCGCCGCCGCCCGGCACGCGGCCGCTCTCTTCGAGCGCGTGTTCAGGCCGAACGCCGATTTCGCCATCGATTTCCACACCGCCGCCACCGGCATGGACATGACCGCCTTCCACCTGGCCCGCATGGACCTGCCCGAGGTCAAGGCGATGGTCGATCTTTATCCGGTCGAGCAGGTCTTCGATGATCCGGCCTATCCGACCCTGCTCGCCAATGCGCTGATCGATGTGGGCATCCCCAGCTTCACCCCCGAAGTGGGCAAGTCGCGCAGCCTCGAGCCTGAGCGGATCGCCATGTTCGTGGAGGGCACGATGAACGTGCTCAAGCATCACGGCATCGTCGAGGGCGCCCTCGGCAGGACCGCAGCCGATGCCGGCACCTTCGTCGCCACGATCACCGCGGCGATCCTCACCACCCATGGCGGGTTCATCGAGCTTCTGGCCGACCTCAACGAAGAGGTGGCCGAGGGCCAGGTCGTCGCCCGGCAGCGCAACACGTTTGGGGAAGAGGTTGCGAGCTACGCCAGCCCCGTCGCCGGCAAGGTCGCCGCGCGCCGCACCGATGCCACGGCCGAGCCCGGCACGCCGCTGATGTTCTTCCTCGTCAAGGCGCCCGAGCACGCCATCGATCCCTCGTTCAGCGAATAGTTCGCGAAAAGAGAGGTGGTGGGGCCGTTCGGCCCCACCCCGCATTTCCCGTCAGGCGGCCTTGAGGTTCACCTTGGACATGGCGAGCTTGGTAAGCTTCTGGTCGGTCTCCACTTCCTCCTGGAGCGTGGCATCGAGAAGCTTGACCGCATCCTTCATGCCCAACTCGTCCGCCCAGGTCTTGAGCGTGCCGTAGCGGGTGATCTCGTAGTGCTCGGCGGCCTGCGCCGCCGCCACCAGCGCCGCATCGAGGGCCGGGGAGCCCTTGTAGTCCTCCATGGCCGACTTGCCTTCCTCGATGATGCCGAGAATGGCGTCGCAGGTCTTGCCGCGGGCCGGCTTGCCGAGCAGGTCGAAGATCTGCTCGAGCCGCTCCACATGGCCCTCCGTCTGGGCGAGGTGCTCCTCGAAGCCGGCCTTGAGTTCGGCCGACTGGGCGGCCTTGGCCAGCTTGGGCAGCGTCTTGGTGAGCTGCCGTTCGGCGTAATAGATATCCTTGAGGGTATCGAGGAACAGGTCGTCGAGTGTCTTTTCGTCAGGCATCTGTCGATCTCCTTGTTTGCGGGAGATCAACCAGCATGGGCCCGACTTGTTCCAGCACAAATGCAGGGGGCGGCGCGGCTTTCGCCACCCCACCCCGGAGCGGTCAGCTCGTGCGGGCCGGCGGGGCTTCCACCTCGCCCTCCTCGTATTCGTAGACCTCCTCCACGATCTCCCCGCTGCCGTCGCGCAGCAGCAGATGCGGGGGAATGCCCGAGGGCCGCAGCTTGTCGGGCGGCAGCGGCGAGATATAGGGCCGGCCCTTGAGGCGCTTCTCGAAATCGGCCCGCACCTGGGCCCGGAACTCGGGATCGGTCAGCACGTCATGCCCCACCCCGGCCATCACCATGGCCGAGTAGAGCGAGGTCTTGTCCCCGATCGACATGCCGCCGCACGCCGTCACCGGCCAGGTATGCAGGCCCACGCCCACCGGCATGGTGGCGATGGCGAAGATGCCCACCGGCGTGTTGTAGCTCACATCGCCCACATCGGTGCCCCCGCCCATCGAGACTTCGGGAAGGATGGGGAGCACCTGGTCGGTGATGCCGGCCTCGGGCAATTGCATTTCGCGCTGGCACGCCTTGGCGAAGGCCTGTTCCTCCTCGGTCCATTCGATGGGCGTGGCGGTGATGTGCTGGTGCAGGCGCTTGACCATCGGTTCGTTGGGCAAAAGGTCGTGCAGCCCGAAAAACAGGTCGATCTCCGCCTCGGTGCGGGTGCTCATCGCCGCGCCCTGCGCGACCTGGCGCACCCAGTCGGTCACCGCGCGCACCTGCTCGCGATCCGCGTCGCGGATCATGATGAAGACCGAGGCATGGTCCGGCACCACGTTGGGGGTCTCCCCGGCTGAGGTATAGACATAGTGGAGGCGCGTCGTGGGCCGCACGTGCTCGCGCATGAACTGCACGCCGATGCCGAACATCTCCGCGCCCTTGAGCGCACTGCGTCCCTCCCAGGGGTCCACGCCCGCATGGGCCGTACGTCCGCGGAAGGTGACGTTGATCATGTCGACCGCCGCCGTGCGCAGGAGCCCGGTCCCGTTGGCGGGGGCAGGGTGCCAGGCCAGGCACGCGTCCAGGTCGTTGAAAAGCCCGTCGCGCGCCATGTAGACCTTGGCGCCCTCGGTCTCCTCGGCCGCGCAGCCGAAGACGCGGAGCGTCCCGGGCGTGCCGTCGGCGATCATCATCTCCTTGAGCGCCAGGGCCGCCCCGGTGCAGCCGGCGCCGAGCAAGTTGTGTCCGCAGCCATGCCCCACCTCGATGCCACTGGGTCCCGGTGTCTGGCGCGGCTCGGCCGCGTTGCCGAGGCCGGGCAGGGCGTCGTATTCGGGCAGGAACCCAACCTTGGGCCCGCCCTCGCCCTGCGACCATTCGGCCACGAACGCGGTGGGTATCCCCGAGGTGCCAGTGCTCACGATGGCGAAGCCTGCCGCTTCGAGCTCACGAATATGGATCTTGGAGGAGAGCTCTTCGTGCAGCGAAAGTTCAGGCGTCTCCCAGACCTCGCGCGAAATCCGCAGGATGGTGTCTTCCACCTTCTTGACCGCGTCCTGCGCCGCCTTTGCCGAGGGTGGGGGCGCGGCCGGCGGCGCAGAACCCGATGCCCCACCGCCCGCGTCGGGGGCGGCCGGAGCGGCCTGGGCCATCGCCAGGCCGCTCGCGATCGGCCATGCGCCGGCCGTCGCCAGCGAACTCAGGATCAGGTTGCGCCGCGCAATCTTGAACTCGGTCTGTTCGTACATCTGCAAGTCTCCTGATGTGACTTCTGGAAACCTTAACAGCCATGCCCGCCCAGCCATGTGCTGAGCGTCCCCGGACTTGGCCTCACGTGCCTTTCGGCCCGGTCAGAGCCACCGGCGCGTGTGCGCGCGATAGCTCTGGAAGTCGGCCCCAAAGGCTTCGGCCAGAAGGCGTTCCTCGCCCGGCACGACCCAACGGTTGAGGGCCAGCCACAGGGCGGGAACGAGGACGATCAGCCAGTCGAGGCTAAGGACGAGCAGGAGGCCGCCCACGAGCAGCAGCAGGCCGCAGTAGAAGGGATTGCGGCTCACAGAGAACACCCCGTCCGTCACGAGCGCCGCCGGTCTTTCACCCGGCCGCGTTGTCGTGCGGGCCCGCACGAGCGCACGCGCGGCCACGATTTCGAGCCCGAGGCCGGTAACGGCGAGCAGAAGACCGATCAGGGTGGAAAGACCCGGCGGCCAGGCCCCGGGGAAAATATGGAGCGGCACGAGCCACTCGAGCAGAACCGCCAGCACGATGGCCACGGCCACAAAGGCATCCGGCGGTAGTTTCCTCATGGCATCCTGGCGCTGTCCCCAAGATGCAGTCTAGGCGGCAGGCCGGCCGCAAGCCAATGGCTTACCTCAGGTCGGCATCCAGATTACCAGCAGGAGCAGGAAAGCGGCTGCGCCGAGCCAGGCGATATACTCACCCTTCTGCGTCATGATTGTCCCCTCGTTTCGACCCAAGCCGGAAACGGCTCAGCCGCCGAGGGGTTCCCTGCAATTTTACGGAAAGGCGCAAAAAAAGCCCCGCCGAAGCGGGGCCAAATGGATGTTACCAAGTCTGACGGTCGTACCAGGTGTCGATTTCCTTTCGGACCTCGTCCTTGGCCTTGCCATAGCGCTCCTGGATTTTCCCCTCGAGCTGCTCGCGGTTGCCGTCGATCTGGGTCAGGTCGTCATCGGTGAGTTTGCCCCACTGCTCCTTGACCCGGCCCTTGACCTGCTTCCAACTGCCTTCAACGCGGTTCCAATCCATCGTCGTTCTCCTTTTTTGTGTAAGGACATAACGAGCGTGAAGGGGTCTGGTTCCGGCTCAAATCGAGGCCATTTCGGGGTCATCCCAGGGCAATGGTGAGATCGCCGCCCTCGCTTGCGTCGTCCGCAAACGAGAAGGAAAGCGTGGCCCCGGCCGGCAGGTCGGCGGGGGCGAACAGCACCCCGTGCATCCCCAGCTGCGTCGGCGCGGAGGGCTTTTCGCGCGGCTGCGCCCCATCGGCCAGCCGGTAGCGGAGGATGAACGGGGCGCCGCGTTCGATCAGCAGGGCGCGCCCGGCGGGCAGCGCGTCGAACGGGCTGTTCTCGCGCCAATGCCATTGCGCGGCAGTCGGGCGCTTGCCGCCATAACGCTGCTCGACCACCGCCAGTGCCTCGGAGGGGCGGCCATCGGCCTGAGCGGCGAGCAGCTTGAGGAACTCGGCATGCGCCCAGATCAGCGGCATGGCGCTGCCCGATGGCTTGCCCGGCCAGAGCCCGCGCTCCGGAATGGGGTCGCTGTCCCAGATCTGCTCGGGCAGCAATCCGCCCGGTCCGGTCATGCGCGACATGGCGTCGAGATAGGGCCGCGCATCGCCATCGGCGGAAATGGCGAAATGTCCGCGCTCTCCGGTCAGCAGCGGCCAGAGCCGCCCGATGCCCTTGCCGTCATAGGGGCTGCCATCGGCATGCTCGCCATAGCCGTCCCCGTTATAGCGATGGTAGGAAGGGCCGCTCGGCGTTTCGCGCCGCAGCACGGCATCGATGATCTTGACCGTGTTGAGGATGCCCGGATCGTCCGCCGCGCGCAGCCCGCTGCGCACGAGCGTGAGGAATTCGAGCCCGACCAGATCCGCCGCCGCCGTCTCTTCGCCGCCGACATTGCGGATTTCGACCACCCCGCGCAGCCCTTTCTGGTCCGAGCGCGGCGCGATGCGCACGTAATAGCCGTCCACCCCGTGCGGCGCGCACAGCGGCCCGCCGGTCGTATAGGTCCAGTCCTCGATGCGCTCGTTCCAGCAATCGGCGAGCGAGAGCACGTAGTCGCGCTCTTCCGGCGCCATCAGGTCGGCCGCCGCCACCAGCGCGCAGATCGTCGCCGTCAGCGTGAAGGGGCTGGCGCCCGAGTTTTCCTCCCAGCGGTCCTGGTCGGTCATCGGCCCGTTGCGCACCATGAAGCCGACCGCCTTCTCCACCATCGTTTCGATGGGTCGGGCGATGGTGAGGTGACCAACGGCGCGCAACTTGGCCATCAGCAGCACCGGCAGCGCCACCTCGTCGAGCTGCTTGCCCTCCCAATAGCCCTGTCCGTCCGGAAAGTAGTTCTGCGCCCAGCTTCCGTCCTCGGCCTGGGTGCCCACGAGGTAGGCGAGCGTGCGCGCCGCATCGGTCAGTTGCCCTACCGCGATCATGGCGAATGCCGCCTCGACCGCGTCGCGCGTCCACACCAGGTGATAGCCGCCCAAATCGTCATGGCTGCTGCCCCAGGGTACGCTCAGGCTTGCCACCATGGCCCCGGCATAGGTGCGATCCTCGTGGATCTTGATGACGGCAGCGGACAGTTGCGCCTCGTGCTTGATCTCGGGGGAGGCATGGGGAATGTCGAGCGTGCGCCCCCAGTCCTCCCACTGCCCGGTAAAGATGCGGACCACGTCGTCGTAGTCGTCCGCGAGGCTCGAGCGCGCCAGCGTGCGCGCACCTTCCACCGTTTCGGCGAAACAGAGCGCCAGCGTGCCGCTGTTGGCCGCCAGTTCGCCCATCAGCGCCACATTGCCTTCCCCTGCCTCGGGGTAGGTCCAGGTCATCTTGCCGTTCTTGTCGAAATCCTGCCAGCCGTCCGAGAACCCGACATAGCCCGCGCTGGCGCGCGAGAAGCCGCTGTCGTTGCGCAGGCACAGGGCCGCGTAGCCGAGCTGGGCCGAAAGGTCCTCCCCGGCCCAGGCGGTATTGTCATGCCGCTCGCCGTTCAGGTGCGGCGAGATGAGGCTGTAGAGCTTGAGGTCGTCGCCATCGAGCTTGTAGCGGATGAGCAGCGCATCGCGCAGCGGATGCACCAGGTATTCGAGTTCGAGCCGGTAATTGTCGCCCCGGTGCACCACGCGCGGCAGCGGCACATAGGGTTTGGGCATCGAGATCGAATAGCGCTGCGCCCGCTTGACCTCGGTCCATCCGTCCGGCCCCGCGATGATGAAGCCCAGGTCCCGGATCTGCGGCTGGCCGGTCGAGGGCCAATAGACCTCGTTGACGATGCCGTAGCCGAACGTCGCCCACAGCCGGCTGGCGCCCAGCGCCGTGCTCACCATGTCCTTGGCGCTCGATGACCAGGTGGGATTAATGCCCGGCTTGCCGGGTGGCTCGTTGCGGGTGTCGCCCATCTTCAGCCCCCATGCGCGAAGGAGGCGAAGTCGGTCATGCCTCCGTCAACGAATACCGTCGTGCCCGTGACGTAGCTCGCCAGGTCCGAGGCGAGCACGGCCACCATGCGCGCGATCTCGTCCCGGTCGCCCATGCGCCCCATCGGGATCTTGCGCTCGAGGTCGGCCAGCCCCGCCGGGTCGCCCCAGACGCTCTGGTTGATCGGCGTGCGGATGGCGCCGGGCGCGATGGCCAGCACGCGCACGCCATGGGGCGCCGCCTCCTGCGCCAGCGTCTTGGTGAGCATCGAGACTGCCGCCTTGGACGAGGTGTAGGCGCTGTACCCGCTCCATGGAATGGTCTCGTGCACCGAGGACAGGTTGACGATGACCCCGCTCTGGCGCGGCACCATGCGGCGCAACGCCTCCCGGCTGCACAGGAACGTGCCGAAAAGGTTGACGTCGAGCACCCGCCGCCAGGCGGCCAGGTCGGCCTCCCAGGCCGGTGCGGCGGGCCCGTCCATGCCCGCGTCGTTGACCAGGATGTCGATGCCGCCCAAGGTGCCTTCCATCGCCGCGAACATGGCGCTCACCTGGTCGGGATCGGAAATGTCGGCCTTGGCCGTCATGGCACGCACTCCGGCCTGCCGCGCCCTGGCGGCCACAGCCTCGGCCGCATCGGACGGACCGAAATAGTTGATGGCGATGTCGGCGCCGGCCTGAGCCAGCATCCCTGCAATGGCCTCCCCGATCCCCGAACTGGCGCCCGTCACCAGGGCGCGTTTGCCTGAAAGATCGACATTCAGCATGACCGCCCGCCAATCCGCGGGAGGCTCGACGCAACGACGCTCATTTGCGTGTTCTCCAGTGCTGGAGAAACAACGGACGAAAGGGGCAATAGGTTCAAGCCCTTGCGGGCGGGCTGCACTACACTTGCGCGTGAGTGCCTCCGCGATCAGGCGCTGCCGATGCCGCGCTTGAACTGTGGCTTGGCGCGTGGGGCGCGCCGCTTGGCCGGGGCCTTCTCGACCGTCTCCGCTTCACTTTCCTTGGCGAGGCGCAGCGCACGCAGCCGGGCGGTGTTGGCATCGATGGCCTGCTGCTCGGTGGTGTGCTCGCGCATTCCTGGTGAGGTTGCGAGGGTCAGTTTCTGGCCCGGCTTGGCGCCGCCGGAGGCGTTCGATTCTTGCTTGAAAGGCACGAGGTATTCCTTGGTTGGGTCGAAAGTACGCGGCCGAAGGAGCGCGGAACGCCGCTGCTTTAGTGCGGCCATGATGTCGGAGCGAATGCGAGCAACGCCCCCAACACCACGAGGAAACTGAGGACCAGCGTCAGCGGACCGGCATATTTGCGGGACGGCACAGCCGCCGGCGCCGTAGGAGGGTCGACGGGCATAGTGGCGTGCTTTCGGGTTGAGCGTGCGGGTGCGCACTGCGCCAGTCTACACTGGCGAGGCCTCCAGTACCAACGATTATCGGCGCGATCAGTCCCGCCAGTGCGGAATCGGCTCGGCCAGCGTCTGGAGCGTTTCTGCGGGCTCACCCTCGATCCGGCGCAGCAGCAGCCGCGTCAGCTCGAGCCCGGCCGCATAGACATCCTCCTCGATCGTGTCGACCTGC from the Youhaiella tibetensis genome contains:
- a CDS encoding arsenate reductase ArsC; amino-acid sequence: MLFVCSMNSVRSPIAAALARKYFPGRLIARSAGVQSGKADAFVHEVMEEVGVDMSVHTPHTMDELVANRFDLVVTLSPEADEAVRKRGLEMGALEHWNVSDPTLVEGNREAVLSAYRTLRDTLQQKVRERLEPLVATGSAASSQSA
- the infA gene encoding translation initiation factor IF-1 — encoded protein: MAKEEVLEFPGVVIELLPNATFRVKLENGHEIIAHTAGRMRKNRIRVLAGDKVLCEMTPYDLTKGRITYRFK
- a CDS encoding Maf-like protein, which translates into the protein MASRPELILASASPRRLALLNQIGIEPEHLVPAHVDETPEKGELPRKLAARLADLKAIAAQQKARQAGIGGNALVLAADTVVAVGRRVLPKAEMMEEAADCLRLLSGRAHRVYTGVCLLTPSGQARRRLVETRIRFKRLSNREMEAYLASAEWKDKAGGYAIQGIAGSFVVKLVGSYSSVVGLPLHETVALLSGEGYPVTFNWLNQSNLTSV
- the yacG gene encoding DNA gyrase inhibitor YacG; this translates as MADAKVTRLRPVRPCPICGKPSTQAFHPFCSARCADIDLNRWLTGAYAIPEEADEESGKQDEGGED
- a CDS encoding SDR family NAD(P)-dependent oxidoreductase → MLEDLKGKRALITGSSTGIGAALALEMGRLGAAVAVHGHRNADAAKGIADRIIAGGGKAVVVTGDVSHAGEAERIVGEAVAGLGGLDVLVNNAGGILERVTNAGFDEEMFTRVFDLNVRSILAMTKAAYPHLKASGKASVINTGSIAGRFGGFSGSTVYAAAKAAVHSISRNAAREFAMDGIRVNTVAPGFIITPFHDRTPESVRETARAQIPMQRLGTAEDCVGAYVFLASEAMSGYITGQIIDVNGGQLMP
- a CDS encoding succinylglutamate desuccinylase/aspartoacylase family protein; the protein is MFLAAAAGAGLVAGAAPAAAEAAAAGAGASTGTVYTGDVVQGKKVISALDVADLEPGRHHFFFEGVQMVSGKAWYVSIVVVKGARPGKRVLLTSGVHGDEISPMHTIHLVLDQLDPQSMSGTVVAVTDVSSPAIEAMARRWPNSGRGIDLIDINREWPGNPNGGSAAARHAAALFERVFRPNADFAIDFHTAATGMDMTAFHLARMDLPEVKAMVDLYPVEQVFDDPAYPTLLANALIDVGIPSFTPEVGKSRSLEPERIAMFVEGTMNVLKHHGIVEGALGRTAADAGTFVATITAAILTTHGGFIELLADLNEEVAEGQVVARQRNTFGEEVASYASPVAGKVAARRTDATAEPGTPLMFFLVKAPEHAIDPSFSE
- a CDS encoding ferritin-like domain-containing protein translates to MPDEKTLDDLFLDTLKDIYYAERQLTKTLPKLAKAAQSAELKAGFEEHLAQTEGHVERLEQIFDLLGKPARGKTCDAILGIIEEGKSAMEDYKGSPALDAALVAAAQAAEHYEITRYGTLKTWADELGMKDAVKLLDATLQEEVETDQKLTKLAMSKVNLKAA
- a CDS encoding amidohydrolase, producing MYEQTEFKIARRNLILSSLATAGAWPIASGLAMAQAAPAAPDAGGGASGSAPPAAPPPSAKAAQDAVKKVEDTILRISREVWETPELSLHEELSSKIHIRELEAAGFAIVSTGTSGIPTAFVAEWSQGEGGPKVGFLPEYDALPGLGNAAEPRQTPGPSGIEVGHGCGHNLLGAGCTGAALALKEMMIADGTPGTLRVFGCAAEETEGAKVYMARDGLFNDLDACLAWHPAPANGTGLLRTAAVDMINVTFRGRTAHAGVDPWEGRSALKGAEMFGIGVQFMREHVRPTTRLHYVYTSAGETPNVVPDHASVFIMIRDADREQVRAVTDWVRQVAQGAAMSTRTEAEIDLFFGLHDLLPNEPMVKRLHQHITATPIEWTEEEQAFAKACQREMQLPEAGITDQVLPILPEVSMGGGTDVGDVSYNTPVGIFAIATMPVGVGLHTWPVTACGGMSIGDKTSLYSAMVMAGVGHDVLTDPEFRAQVRADFEKRLKGRPYISPLPPDKLRPSGIPPHLLLRDGSGEIVEEVYEYEEGEVEAPPARTS
- a CDS encoding methyltransferase family protein is translated as MRKLPPDAFVAVAIVLAVLLEWLVPLHIFPGAWPPGLSTLIGLLLAVTGLGLEIVAARALVRARTTTRPGERPAALVTDGVFSVSRNPFYCGLLLLVGGLLLVLSLDWLIVLVPALWLALNRWVVPGEERLLAEAFGADFQSYRAHTRRWL